A window of Streptomyces sp. NBC_01241 genomic DNA:
ATCACGCGCAGATCCTTGCCGACGGGGTGGAACGGGCGCGCTCCAAGATCGAGTACTCCTCCCTGGCGACCGCTTTCTGCCCGTCGGCGTTCACGGTCGGTGAGCTTCGGAGGGTGTACGAGGCGGTGTGGGGAGTGGTTCTCGACCCGCGGAACTTTCACCGCAAGGTGACAGGCACGCCAGGCTTCCTGGTGCCTGCCGGCGGAACGACCACCCGGCAGGGCGGTCGCCCTGCCCAGCTATTCCGGGCCGGTGCGGCGACGGTACTCAACCCGCCGATGTTGAGGCCGGAAGTCTGACCCTGCGGAACGCCCGCAAGGTTGATGCTGCACCAAAAGTCGGATATGTCGCGTTATCTTGCTGCGGTACCGCCCTGCCGCCGAGCGGTCTCACCTTCCGCGAGAGAAGCGATGCTCCAGGCCATCGGACTCACCAGCGCCCCCCGCCGCGGCCTACCGGCCGCCGTGCACGACCTCACCTTCGAGGCCCGAGCGGGCCACGTCACCGCGCTTTTGGGTGCCCCCGGCTCGGGTAAGACCTCTGCCCTTCGTCTGATGCTCGAACTCGACCCGGGACGAGGGGTCACCCACTTCAGGGGCAGACCGCTGCACCGTATTCCGCGCCCGGCGCGGGAGGTCGGCGTGCTCCTCGGGGACGTACCGGGTCATCCCGCCCGCACCGTCCGCGCTCAGCTCCGTATGCTCTGCGCCGCCGCGGGTGTACCGGCATCCCGGGCCGACGAACTGCTTGAGGCCGTAGGTCTCGCCGGACTCCGGGATCAGCGCGTCGGCACACTCTCACTCGGTATGGACCGCCTGCTCGCCCTGGCTTCGGCACTGCTCGGCGACCCGCACACCCTCATCCTCGACGATCCCGCGGAAGGACTCTCTTCGCGTGAGGAGTGCTGGCTGCACGGCCTGCTCCAGGCGCACGCCACCCAGGGCGGCACCGTTCTCTACACCACGGCCGACCCCAAAGAAGCCGCGCGGGCCGCCGACCGCGTGGTCACCATCGACGGCGGACGTCTCGTCGCGGACCAGAGCGCCGGCGACTTCTCGCGGACCCGTCTCCGCCCCCGGGTCGCGATCCGGACCCCGCACGCAGCGCGCCTCGCCGCCGTCCTGGCCCGTGAGGCCCGAGTGGCCAGGCGCTCGGTCGAGGTGGTCACCGAAGCAAGCGGCCGCCTCTCCGTCTACGGTTCCACCTGCGCGGAAATCGGCGACGCGGCATTCCGGCACGGGCTCCCCGTGCACCAACTCGCCGACGAGGTCGCCGACGCCGGTCCCGCGTATCCCGCAGAGTCCACGGATCCAGCGGACCTCGGGGCAAGGGAGACCGAACCCCGACCGGCCGCGCAGGCATCCGGCCCGGAGCTGCTCCCGCCGATCCGCCGCCGCTCGGCCCGCGGTCCGCTTCACCCGCTGCGCTACGA
This region includes:
- a CDS encoding ATP-binding cassette domain-containing protein, which codes for MLQAIGLTSAPRRGLPAAVHDLTFEARAGHVTALLGAPGSGKTSALRLMLELDPGRGVTHFRGRPLHRIPRPAREVGVLLGDVPGHPARTVRAQLRMLCAAAGVPASRADELLEAVGLAGLRDQRVGTLSLGMDRLLALASALLGDPHTLILDDPAEGLSSREECWLHGLLQAHATQGGTVLYTTADPKEAARAADRVVTIDGGRLVADQSAGDFSRTRLRPRVAIRTPHAARLAAVLAREARVARRSVEVVTEASGRLSVYGSTCAEIGDAAFRHGLPVHQLADEVADAGPAYPAESTDPADLGARETEPRPAAQASGPELLPPIRRRSARGPLHPLRYELRRLFGVRTTTLVMAAVLVASAGLSLLLARSGHAQLPKVLAGWPSLLPLPPAAVGAGLIGALSFGDEFRYPALAAGRGTVPRRLGLLLAKLAVSAGVALVLAVLVVSASAEAIRLVYGDDLIKMPPNSAFLGAGWAGLTVGCAWAGLLAAGVFRVTTAGVAAVLAVPVLVVPFVQHALARSASRPVAGLPGRLRELVWPRWPYETDRWVAAFVRVLAHPVGTALSLSLSALICAFLFTSLRSRVRW